The window TTTCTGCTTCAAATAGCAAGTGGTCTTCTGGAACTTGACCtctcaatatcatataaaaacaaCTAATGCAAGGGTTAGAAGGAAAAATTCACAAGTAGTAAccgaaattttatattttatatttttttttcgaaaattaaaaaataaacaagaatttaaatagctaactaaaataaatcaaaatctaaactacaaattaaaacttaaagataaaataaaacaaaacaaaacactaaaatgatactaagaaaataaaacaaaatattcagaaaaaaaaaaaaaataaacaaataaaaaaaataaaaaaaaaaataactaaaacaagaaataaaaaagaaaacaaaatagaaaaaataaataaaaataaagctaaaacaaaataaataaaaacagtaaataataaaataactagCTTACGTAAAATACAAaactagtaaaaaaaatattaataaaacaaaaataaacaactaCTAACTTATAAAACTACGTaaactaaactaaaaaaaaaaaaactaaaataaatattaaaacaaatcaaaataaaaataaataaataaaacaaactaaaataaaaataaataaaaaaaatcaaatcaaaatcaaataaatctgaaaataaatagaaaaaataaaatcaaaataagaattaaaataataacaacaaaattcgaatataaaatatcaaaacaaatttaattaaaaagtaaaaataaacaaaattaaaacaaatcaaaacaattaaaatattcacaatatttagaaattatactcaacaaatcaaactGTTCCCCAACAACGGCGCCAAaaattgatgactttttacggcaagtgcaccgctttttcaaagtaataattgtccctaaggacatatatcgatcccacaaggaacaataaattatcgagtacaataatcgctaaatataaaaacagaacaataaaaagagttttgaattattgtgttggcactgatcaatcagaaaaagacaaagaattgttatttcaattggaaaaatagggattaggtttcattctccctcttatgtattttgattagcatgtcaatattaagttctttgattgaaattgatgcccgtataaaatcatttataacgattcctcgcatataaaatccttaagaatgttctctaacctaactatcgatccctcgcataattataagaacaacttagaacgaacttagacgttaatggcaattaacatttcaagtctattcctacactcaaataaatatgttaagtattgttgtttaggtccaaaccctaaaaatacctcctggtcagatttaagattctaatttgtcacaaaaattaaaagtaaaacaacaataccaataatcaatcatataagatatcacctcgatacataagagtttgagcaattactctcaatcccaaaggatagaattagtcacgcatacttctagcaccttccattctcccaattgggttacaattcactctatggtgttttctcTCAATGGCACCCTAGGTTGACCTCTAGCCCctatttatcctaattttctagggttaggttgcttactgtgtcgcgctaatgggctaaatataaaacataaaaaaggctcaatctttctttgcatctttttccattctgggaccttctagctttctctttttagctaaaattattctcctttactccaaatcttcaatcctccttATTAATCTACagttaagaccaaatttgggaataaaatgctcttattcaaataaaactcataaaaaatataaaagttataaatccataaattagggattattttatacataaattagcaataaatcctcataagtacCTATATTTTAATTTCCTCTAAGCAATGACTGGATGACACTTTAATACTTGATTTTTCTCAAATCTCATTCATCAGTCTTCATGATTTCTTTAGTCAAACGTTGAGTATGGAAACTCTGGATAGTGACTTATCTACATCTTGATGTTCCTAAAGTACATTTAGAAGCCTTTCGTGAATCTCAACAATCAATATAATCTTTATAATAGATCATGGATATCACTGAGAATAAtatcttcaaatatttttaaaattatcaacTCTTTCTAATTCTAGATATTGATTCAAAAATACATTATCAACACTTTCCATATTAacttaaattaaaacaattgaGCAGAATTAGATTTGGTTTATATTCTTGtgaatatatttcaaaaaactcTTTAACACATAATTTGTTATAcactatatttttaaaacatttcttataCAAACTTTGAATTAGATCAATAAAACACATTtgtattaaaaatcaatttgtaaTCACTTAGGAAATTATATTTCTTCTTTGAAATATTAAGCATAGTATATTCATAAAAACACCTTTGTTGTTTGGCACACATCTTCCCAAGACATACATAAAAGACATTCTTTATTTCTTCATGCACGTCAACTTGAAGTCTTGGTCTATACTTATCGTCTAAGTGATCTTTTATTAACTTATTAGATGAAGTAGAACTTTGCTCTATCATCTATTAAATGAAGCATATGCATTTGTGATTTGATCAACATCTATCAGATGCAATTACTTCATGTATTCCAAGCCCTACACTTGTTTTGTTTAAGTACATACTCAAAATGTTTATAATATTGTATTTTTCCTCTAAAATAgttatacttatatatttttagtattttagaATGTATGTTATTCTATCTTGCTATTAAGGAACAACCTATGGTTGGACGACCATTTCTCTCTATTATATATCTCTTAACTTTGTTGAGCGATGACTCGTGACTGGGTAGTCATTTGTCTTTATTCTacaaattttcattttagtttAATGAAAATTGTAGTTAAGTGAAATTAACTCTCTATTGAAAGATAAAAGTGATGTTCGTTGAGTAATAGTCAATGACGCAACATGcacaaaacttttttttcaataaaaattgtgtcccttttaattttatataactcccttatacttgatttttttttttaatttaaatgaaattatatGGATATTGTAACTAGTTTATATATCTGTTTGGCAAAGTATGAAAATGATGTGTTATGAATTATATGCCTTTCATTGGATATTAAgattatgaaaattattatatttggatattaaaaataaaatggatGAATTGAAATGGTTATGGGTAAATATGAAATCATAAGTTAAGGAAATGTGGTACTGCTTACTTAATGGAacctaaaaattataaaaaaacatttaatatcaTAAACTTCAATTAAAATATGTATCTCATCTTCGTTTCTTATTGTCATACCAATGTTATAATAAGTTTGAATCAATAAGTTTAATCAAATGAGGATAACAAGGTATGAGACAATAACATAAAACAATACTAAGAAATATAGCATGACAATAGTAGGTAGCAAAAATGgaagataaataataatataacttgaattcaatgacaaaatttaaatagaaaaatgtGGAAAAAACTTAAGAGATGAAAAAAGTTTGGTGTGACATTTCAGGTTGAagaagtttttcatttttaagatAATCTCCGTGTAGAATCATCATTTGACTCCtaaaaatttaagataaaacTCGAAAGTAAAGTATAATTCTTAAAAGTTTCTCACACAgctaaaattttcatatattataaaatgttttaataagTGAGTGACGAAGATGATTATTAATAAGCTTGACTATATGAAAAACTCTAACCTAATGATAATAAAATGAGTCTATAATTTAAATGCTAATTCTAGAATACTATAAGCTTTGGCTGAAAACTTCAAATAGAAAATGAGATGgaattttgaataataaaatttcaattatcCTTTGTAATAATTTCTCTTTGGTCGAGAATCAAGGATGTGATCCTCGTGATGTTCATATTTCCTTTGCCTCTCCTTGATCATGTTTTCTATGTCTTTGTTTGATTAACccttaaaaaaagtttaattgtTTCCATTTGGACTTTAATTTGGACTTCAAAGATGCTCTTTTCTTTGTTAGACTCCCTTACCTTGTGTGGTTGCTCCTTCATATCTTCTACTTTGGGTTCAGAAATTTCAATTAAGCTTATTTTAAGTATTACTTAcatcttattttataatatttcttGTAATGTTTCTAGAGATTGTCttgctttttcttcttcaatcaTACACTCGATGAGATATTTGttaactaaattatttaaattaggCATTATAACACTTAAATTGGATTATAGGGGTGTCATATATGAAATACTTTGATTTTAGTAtgataagaaaagaaaattacagacttaataaaaaatcttaattccattaattttgtttaaatttcatTAATGATTAATGTCACTCAATACATGTTTTATCTTTAATAATTGTCatgtatatttattaaatgaaaaattaatgttaatatatatttaatcttAATATCAATTTCTTCTTTAACAAATACATGTGATAATTGTTTAACAAACAAAAACGTGTTTAGTTAACCCTAATCATCaacaattttaaacaaaattaatcgaactaaagattttatattaaaattataatttttttagggataattatttttttagttcctattttttaatgattttaaaaaacaatcaattttatcataacttttttttaaaagtatacaATTTAATCCCTTTTGTTAAATTGTATGAACAATGTTACCTAATGATTATATGACATATAGAGTGACATTGTTATCCCACGTGTCTCCATGTGTAACCCAACATGTATATTCGAAGACACTACACTCATTTACATCTTCAACCCAATTTctgaaaactctctttaaatttttttctcaacCCCGACGAAATTGGCAACAAGATCAAATTTGTCGATTTCAACAACAACAATGACATCAACTTCGCGAAGTTCAAGCACATTAGGAGCATGGTTTAACACTAGTAAATCAATTTTGTTAATTTAGGTTAACTCACAACacattttccccttttctcatGCCCTATTTCACAATGCAAATTTCCCCTTTCTCTATCCCTAAATTGAGTTGCATTTGTTAGGTCCCAACGGAAATGTCTACTATGAAAATACATTAAAGCCCCAATTTGTTTCAATAAATTCAAAACCTAAAATTCTTGTGTATGGTATGTGAGAAAGGTTTTGGAGCTAAAGAAACCCTTCCTCATTTGAGCTCAAATAACTCAGTGGGTGGAGTTCAAACTGTGGGTGGTGGATACTACAaaggtttatttttttattttatttgtattataaaaGTGTAGCACATTATTGATTTTGAAATGCATTTGTTATTAGACTTCAAGTACTTCTTGATTTCTTTGTTTGTCTTTCCTAATTAGAGAGATGCAATCCTCTGAGCAACTCATTTCAATAAAGCTTTGAAActtacataattaaataaataaataaattatttctttgaacgcaattatttttttatttaatttagtgtgAGGCATCTGTAAATAAAATCATCACTGTGTGCCACATAATTTGTTACGTAATCTCAAGTTAACATCGTTcagtaaatttaataaaaaaaaacaaattgtatattttttaaaaaacttaggataaattaatttttttaaaaactactaTAATAAATGTACCTTTAACCTTTAGtataggaaaaaaataattagactttttttattataatagaaatatgaaatatgtcgatatttattattatttaaaaacacCATCTATTAATTATAAACTaaccaataaatatttaaataatatgattaaaaaaagcATAAAAGTGATTAAAGAGAATGAGTTGCAAATTACAATATAAATAACTCCAACCCCTTGTGATGTCTTAATCAGATCTTGATCACTCATCATACGAAGGCGACGCGTAGCAAAAGTACCCTCGCGCACGTTccaaattacaataaaaaacgTAAACCACGTGTCCGTTTTCCATAGGATGTCCTCCTCACGCGCCCAGCCGCGCTTGAAAAAATGGAATAGTTCGGCTGAGACGAACGACGAACGTGACGAACCTACTCTATAAAATCAAACGAATCTTGTTTTCCGAAATCACAACTCAAGCTTCTCTCTCTAAAAtctactctctctctctctaaaaTTTTCTCACATTTTCTCTCTCTTGAAAATCTTTTTAGCTTCCAGAACCTTCCGCCTCATCGATTCGATTTTTCTCGGAAACTCGAATCGATATCGTGGCTCGAGCTGCATGAATTGGTTCGTGAAGCTGGATTCGTCGTCTTCAAACTTGAATTCCAATCACCTCGTTGCGTGTTTACTGATTTTCTTCCTCCATTTCTCGCCTCAATCGCTCTCTTTCTCGTCGAATTTCGTCGCCGAATTCTTCACTAACAATAATCCGATTTTTGGTTCCGATTATGGAGTCCAGAAATAAGCGTAGTCCTCAATTAACCAGAGGTTTGCTTTTAATCGATTTTTCGGTTtctgaattttttatattattctgTGCTTTTCTCCAATGTCGGTGGTGACTGCTTTTGCTCCTGATTTATATATAGTGATAGTAGTGGTGGTGAGGAATGAAAAGaaggtttttaatttttttaattcgtGCTGCGGTTTGATTGGAGAGATTAAAAAGCGTGTCAGTAACAGTGGGAGGCACGTGTTCGTCTACCAGACGCAAAGCTGTAGGCTTTTTTTtggataatttattttacacttaaaattaaattaaagtagCTATAACAAAgcttctaaaaatatttttgaaaaaaaagtaatttctGTATTTTATGTATTGTTTTCCGAAAACTTTTGGATAGAAGTAATTTgtgtatttttagttttagaaAACCCAGTTTATAAGATGCGATTTAgatttttaaactaaataaaaatactaGAGGACAACTTAGTccatgagagagagagagagagagagatgcaGGAATAGTAAGTATTTTTATAGATGTGTttccatattttattattttccttCAGATTGAATACCCAAAATGTAATTTTTGTAGTTCAACAATTCATCTATTTTAGtcttatatgtatatatatcgttttaatccattttaatttttatgcatattattttaatttcttttagtttctattctttgagtttagaaattattaatttttacaaTAAATACTTTTAGAGTCACATGGTTCATTTcgctaatattattttttttatatattatacttTAAATTATAGAAAAGTGGTTTACTTTTAGTATTATATtgtcttttaattatttataacaatTTCTCTTAGTTTTATAATAATTCTTTTGCAGAATACATTAGTTCATAGTCTAAAGTGTTTAGACTCACATTATGCACGCGgcgatttatttatttatttatttttatattaaggtTATTGTTTTGTGTGCAACAGATGTATACACCAAACCTCACTTACGTGATTTCATGGTTTGCGAACTgagtgttatttatttttttgaaagtgAAACTATGAGTGTTTTTTGGTAAGGGAATGACGTTTGgaaatgattttgattttttttttttctaccatATTTTACACTAAAgtaggccaaaagaaatgttcgtATGAGGACAGAGAGAATTGTAAGATAAGATATATAATGTAAAGAGAAGAGGTAAGgagagaaaaaattatttgaattgatATATAATACACCCATgatcactcttgtattagaAGTTGAGGGAATAATTTCAAAGTGGAATTAATGTTATGGACCGTTCgatcatattttctttctttttccccttttcttgtAGCTCTTTGCTATGGAAACAGCAAGCAGGAGGGGAGGTCACCATCTGTTATTGTTGTTGGTGGTGGCATGGCTGGGGTTGCTGCTGCCCGTGCACTTCATGATGCTTCGTTTCAGGTAACAACTGTGTGCTAGTTTAATTATATGgatattaagaatatttgttAAACCTGTATACTTTAATGAAAAACAGTACTTTATATGACAAAAAATGAATGCAGTTTTATAGGTATTTTTGGGCCTGATCTCCAATCACAATAAGGGTTTTACTTCTGCTAATCTATGTTAAACTTCAATGCAAGTGGATGCTAGTTTATTGGAGAACACTACCCAAAGAATTTGAAGAACTGCATCTGAATTTTGTTAAGTCCATGAACCGAGttattctaaataaatattgtgggcATAGCAAATGGTTGCTCAGCATTTTCCAGTAGTTTAAGTAGGTTGCATTTTATTTCAGTGAACAAAATTGGTGGGTCAATCCATGATTGTGATTTCCCCTGCTTTGAGTCAATTTATGGGTCATTTGCTGGCGAGCCTGGTTGAATGGCAGCTTGTAATGGTTCGGGGGAAGGGTCCTGGGTGATACTTGCTAGTTTAGAATTGGACTGGTTTTGTACGCACATTTTGGTGAATCAATTTTCACGAAAGGCACGCATGTAGCAAATGAATTGGGGCCAcattttgtcttttattttgatGAACCTGATAGAATTTTATGTGTTTGGGCGAATGATGCAAGTCATGAAGTGGCaaaataatttaacttttaagCTAAGGATTGTGTTTTTGTGTTGGTTCTAGTCGAAACTTGAACTGCTTTATGTTTGTATTGTCAATAGTTAAACTATTAATATGCATTTTCATATTTGAGGGACTAAATgttgttttttcaaattttgttagGTTGTTCTCTTAGAGTCAAGGGAAAGAATTGGTGGCCGAATTCACACTGATTACTCATTTGGTTTTCCTGTTGACCTGGGAGCCTCATGGTAAGGCTTATTTTCTGATAATTTTATCATGTTTATGTTTTAGCGAGAATGCAGAATTTGTCCATTACTTTCCATGTTTGAGAAATAAAAGTTACACACTATTCAGGTTGCATGGAGTTTCCAAGGAAAACCCACTGGCTTCTGTCATTGGGAGGCTGGGGCTACCCCTTTATCGTACGAGTGGAGATAACTCCGTACTTTACGACCATGATTTGGAGAGGTAAGTACTTAGATTTTCatgatttattaatattatatagcAAACTCTGTCACACTTGCATAGTATGTATGATCATTGATTTCAAATAACATTTGGCAACATGTTTTAATATATTAGCTGGTCATTTTGCATGGTGGAAATTACTATAGACTACTTTTCTTTACTGAAATTCATCAAATTCTTGCAGCTATGCACTTTTTGATACGGATGGGAATCAGGTTCCCCAAGAGTTGGTAACAAAAGTAGGTGGAATATTTGAGACAATTTTAGAGGaggtaattaatattttttattaatttcctACTTATATTTTACCTAATAAACTCTATTTTCATAGTTTGAAGAAATTTTTTAGGCACAAATTGCATCTCTAAACGATCATTTGATTACTAAATGCAGACAAATAAAATAAGAGAAGAATTCAGTGAAGACATGTCCGTATTTCGTGGTCTTTCAATTGTTTTGGATAGGAAGCCTGAATTAAGGTTATTATGGACATAAGAAATAATTTCTTTGGCACCATTATTACTCTTTTAGGCCTAGTAATTGATAAGATTTCTTCATCTCGTGAATCCAGGTTGGAGGGCCTTGCTCATAAGGTGCTTCAGTGGTATTTGTGCAGAATGGAGGGTTGGTTTGCTGCAGATTCTGATACTATTTCACTGAAAGAATGGGACCAGGTAATTTCAACAAATCAAGTTGACAATGTTGTTTGTATTAGTGGTCTAGTTCCAAATCCCCCATCCTTCCACCCACCCCAATTTACGCACTGAATGATCTATTCTCTTTGGTCTTGCATACAGGTAGTGAAAGAAATAGTTTGTAAAGTCGTCTCATAGCCAGGTGCATGAGTCTTCAACATGCAGCCTTTCTATGACCGATAATCATGTAAATGTGTTTCCTGATCTACATATAGGAGTATGTATCTGATTGAAACCCTTTTGCACCTTAATAAGTCATCTTAAGGCAAATTGCATGATATACAATTAAATGAATGACGGCTGCCTAAGATTTGAAACTAGTgtcaatttaatatataatacaaTACAGTCATTATAACATTTTTCCTCCACTATAAATGGGTGGTTCATTTCTGTTAAAGTGGTTGGAGTGGGATGAGTAGGAATCCTATATCATCTGAATATACCATCATATTGCATGAATTATTAAAAGGTGGTCTCAACCTTTATGAGATGTAGGGTTCAAAATTGTTATGCACTTTATACCGGCCTGCCATAAAGTTTGTTGAAAAAGAATCTATATTATAAATACACAACCTTTTTTACCCTAATTATAGCATCTTACATGAAACTCTTTAAGTAACACGtaatctatttttttcttcGTAATTACTTATGTCCTGTACTTACAGGAGGTGCTTCTCCCTGGTGGTCATGGTCTAATGGTCAGGGGCTACTTGCCTGTTATAAATACCTTAGCCAAGGGTCTTGATATTCGCTTGGGACACAGGTAGATactatttttagttattattttagaTTAGTATGTACTATTTTGTGTAATTAATTCTCTGACCTTGGTGATGCCCCTTTTTCAGGGTCACAAAAGTAATTAGGCGATATAATGGCGTAAAGGTAACAGTGGAAAATGGTAAAACATTTTTTGCTGATGCTGCCATTATTGCTGTTCCTCTTGGGGTGCTTAAAGCAAAGAGAATACAGTTTGAGCCTAAACTCCCAGACTGGAAGGAAGCTGCCATTGCTGATCTTGGAATTGGACTTGAGAACAAAATCATCTTACACTTTGAAAATGTGTTTTGGCCTAATGTGGAGTTCTTGGGAGTAGTTTCTGATACATCTTATGGATGCAGCTATTTCCTTAATCTCCACAAGGCCGCAGGTCATCCTGTCCTTGTTTACATGCCTTCTGGGCGGCTTGCCAAAGACATCGAAAAGATGTCTGATGAAGCAGCTGCCAACTTCGCTTTCATGCAGCTCCAGAAGATTCTTCCAGATGCTTCTTCACCGGTACTCATATTAATTTTGCCTGTTACTAGTTTCACTTTTAGTCTGCAACATAAAAGAAACGAATGCTTCAATCTCTAGTAGTACATTGTCTAAGCTACATAAAGCATAGTCTATCTGTCCTTCCATTTTTTTACAAGTGTATGACTTTGGTCATTCAATACTTAATACGGTCTATGTATTTTAATTGGTAATTTGATGCCACTCTGCAGATTCACCATCTTGTGTCTCGGTGGGGCTCAGATATAAATTCACTGGGTTCCTATAGCTATGATGCTGTAGGAAAACCCCATGAACTGTTTGAGAGGCTACGAGTCCCAGTGGATAATTTGTTCTTTGCTGGGGAAGCAACTAGTATGAGCTATCCAGGATCTGTTCATGGGGCATTCTCCACCGGAATGATGGCAGCAGAAGATTGCCGGATGCGAGTGCTGGAGCGATATGGAGAGCTTGATTTATTCCAGCCTGTGATGGGAGAAGAGGCTTCCCTGTCTATCCCACTTCAGATATCTCGTATGTAATTTGGCTCACAACACAACTAGTAGACAGAAGCAGAATCTCTGTTTTGTTCTTCACTACGATCTAGCTCTCTCTCTATATACTTAGGCTTGGGTCCCCTTTTGTGTTGCATATCCATAATCAATGTTTGTCATGAAATGGTTATATAAATATTGTGTACCTTAGAGCCTTTGCCATTTCTTTAGTTTTCACCAAGTGCTTCTTAGTTTGAGAATGTCTCTGGACTCATCAACTTTATATTTGCATGCATGATAAAAGTATGTCAATTCGTGTTTTCTCTCGTCTTTTATATAACATTTGTAACAGTGGAACCTGAAATCTTCAAAGAACTGACAACACGTTATTGTATTTTATGGTGATTGTTGTTTCATGCAATAATTTATAGTTTAAATATCTTCCACATGTAGGACTTTATGACACTCAGACATTTCCCAGCTGTGTAAAAATGTTGCCTCGGACACAGACAGGATAATTATAGATTAAGAAGTTTTCAGAAATTTCACATGCAGGAGGCAGTTCTatgatttttatctttattcaaTTACTTTAATTACGTTACAAAACTTTACACTTGGGCATAAAGGAATTATTAATGCTACAAGTTTCAATCTCatgaattttcaatttttaacttGCCCCTCTCGTTTTGTGCACACGTGTGacatatttattgaattttcaaTAATTAACCGCAAGTGGAAGTTGGTTTAGTTCTTTGATAACCAAAATTGTGTGAACTGATATTAAATATAGCAACGAATCAAATGATATTCCCGTGtcccaaaacaaaattattgtgCAGCTAAACAACTTTTTTATTCTAAGCCTGaaggaaatgaaaaagaaaatgttaGTAGTTGGCTATCAAGTGATCTAGGGTCTCATCTTCTGCTGATCTTTTGATGCGAGCAACAGCTTTTTCAACCTACAATTGCGTAGTAAATTGCTTCACTTTGCATGTAACAACCAATTCCTGTAACATTtagtattcttttaattttcgtTACCTCTGCATCCCAATTTGTTCTAGCAGTCAGAATTATTAGAGTTGCTGTTTGTACTAAAACTGCAAAGATCATCCCCCACCAGATACCCTGTAACAAACCCAAATACTAAGAAATAAGTTTTCAGAGAAACTATTCTGGTTACATTTCTACAGATTAAAGTTAACTTCAGGggaatttatcttttattaattttgttgaaTAGAAATATTTATGAAGAAATTTATTCAGATGTCTATCAGAAATGTTTTGAACTTACAGCTACTCCTAGAGTTGTTTGAAAGCCAAGAACACATCCAACAGTGAGACCAATGACGTAGAAAGAAGCCAGATTCACATAAGCCACAACAGCCTGCCATCCACTTCCAATTGCAACTCCTGAATTTTTCCAAAAGGAAGGATCACAACTAAAAATGATGTGCAAGCATTTTTGTTGGCACTTACatgatattaattaatttttttagcaaaaattagttcattttttaaagtttagtGGGAGTAGATTTTGTTACCTGACAGTATTGGTTGAATGAAGTTTAAGAAAACTGAGATAGCAAGCAGTGGAGTCAAACTAGAAACTTCCTCAATGACTTCAGAGTCGGTAGTGAAAAGCTTGCTCAAAGGCTCCTGGCATA of the Phaseolus vulgaris cultivar G19833 unplaced genomic scaffold, P. vulgaris v2.0 scaffold_477, whole genome shotgun sequence genome contains:
- the LOC137817662 gene encoding polyamine oxidase 2-like; this encodes MESRNKRSPQLTRALCYGNSKQEGRSPSVIVVGGGMAGVAAARALHDASFQVVLLESRERIGGRIHTDYSFGFPVDLGASWLHGVSKENPLASVIGRLGLPLYRTSGDNSVLYDHDLESYALFDTDGNQVPQELVTKVGGIFETILEETNKIREEFSEDMSVFRGLSIVLDRKPELRLEGLAHKVLQWYLCRMEGWFAADSDTISLKEWDQEVLLPGGHGLMVRGYLPVINTLAKGLDIRLGHRVTKVIRRYNGVKVTVENGKTFFADAAIIAVPLGVLKAKRIQFEPKLPDWKEAAIADLGIGLENKIILHFENVFWPNVEFLGVVSDTSYGCSYFLNLHKAAGHPVLVYMPSGRLAKDIEKMSDEAAANFAFMQLQKILPDASSPIHHLVSRWGSDINSLGSYSYDAVGKPHELFERLRVPVDNLFFAGEATSMSYPGSVHGAFSTGMMAAEDCRMRVLERYGELDLFQPVMGEEASLSIPLQISRM